From Nicotiana tabacum cultivar K326 chromosome 20, ASM71507v2, whole genome shotgun sequence, one genomic window encodes:
- the LOC142174268 gene encoding uncharacterized protein LOC142174268, translated as MKILNETHVPGKITVSHLENISNKIFEFNWITFSDDDLPLEDIEHNRALYLIVKYEDSVVTRVLVDNGSSANICPLSTLNKLKVDDESIHKNNICVRGFDGRGKDSVDDIMLDLTIGLVEFTMEFQVLDVAISYNFLLGRPWIHVAKEVPSSLH; from the coding sequence atgaagattttgaacgAAACTCATGTCCCCGGCAAAATCACAGTGAGCCATTTGGAGAATATTTCCAATAAGATATTTGAGTTTAACTGGATCACATTCTCGGATGATGATTTGCCTCTAGAGGATATAGAACACAATCGAGCCCTCTATCTCATTGTGAAATACGAAGATTCTGTGGTCACAAGGgtgttagttgacaatggttctagtgcaaacatttgccctctctctacCCTGAACAAGTTAAAAGTTGATGATGAGAgtattcacaagaacaacatatgTGTCAGAGGTTTTGACGGAAGGGGAAAAGACTCTGTTGACGACATCATGCTCGATTTGACAATAGGACTAGttgaattcaccatggagttccaggtactgGATGTGGCTATTTCTTACAATTTTCTGTTGggtaggccttggatacatgttgCCAAGGAGGTTCCATCTTCTTTACACTAG
- the LOC142174269 gene encoding uncharacterized protein LOC142174269 gives MYLTGDAKLRWRTRMFDDQSAGRPKIDTWEKLRKEMKDQFLPSNASWLARDRLKCLRQTGTVRDYIKEFTSLMLDIQNMSEEDKLHNFISGMQAWAQNELRRQNMKDLPSAIAAADSLVDYLNT, from the coding sequence ATGTACCTCACGGGAGATGCTAAACTACGGTGGAGAACTCGCATGTTTGATGATCAAAGTGCGGGCAGGCCCAAAATTGATACATGGGAGAAACTCCGGAAGGAAATGAAGGACCAGTTCTTACCTAGCAATGCATCTTGGCTTGCTAGGGATCGCTTGAAATGCCTACGTCAAACCGGAACAGTTCGTGATTATATTAAGGAGTTCACTTCCTTAATGTTAGATATTCAAAATATGTCAGAGGAGGACAAATTACACAATTTCATTTCTGGAATGCAAGCATGGGCGCAGAATGAACTTAGGAGGCAGAATATGAAGGACCTCCCAAGTGCGATTGCTGCAGCAGACTCGTTGGTAGATTACCTCAATACCTGA
- the LOC142174271 gene encoding uncharacterized protein LOC142174271: MKKCADKHRCPLEFRVGEKVLLKLTPQIWKKIDSWVRHRALVSRYDGPFDVATKVGEVAYRLILPERMKIHPTFHVSFLKPYVDDPEDPERHKTKRAPPEMRTQLEEKIEKVLDHKILGMHKKNMRTEFLIQWKGKPEADTTWERGISLWQYEHQVADYLKSVSTRTSSSTSGGGLLAPNVET, translated from the coding sequence ATGAAGAAGTGTGCTGACAAACACAGGTGTCCACTAGAGTTCAGGGTGGGTGAAAAGGTGCTGTTAAAACTTACTCCACAGATTTGGAAAAAGATTGACAGTTGGGTTAGGCACAGAGCCTTGGTTTCAAGGTATGATGGTCCTTTTGATGTTGCTACGAAAGTTGGTGAAGTTGCTTACCGACTAATTCTGCCAGAGAGAATGAAAATACATCCAACTTTCCATGTGAGTTTTCTGAAGCCTTATGTTGATGATCCCGAAGATCCGGAACGGCACAAAACAAAGAGAGCTCCTCCTGAGATGCGCACTCAGCTAGAGGAAAAGATAGAGAAAGTGCTTGACCACAAAATTCTTGGGATGCATAAGAAGAATATGCGGACAGAATTCTTGATACAGTGGAAAGGAAAGCCCGAGGCAGATACGACTTGGGAGAGGGGTATTTCATTATGGCAGTACGAACATCAAGTAGCGGACTACTTGAAATCAGTCTCGACGAGGACGTCGAGTTCAACTAGTGGGGGTGGTTTGTTAGCCCCTAATGTTGAGACATGA